A region from the Cydia amplana chromosome 7, ilCydAmpl1.1, whole genome shotgun sequence genome encodes:
- the LOC134649771 gene encoding peptidoglycan recognition protein-like — MVLSTILDPLVQFRVTTCKSAFTIIYFSLVCGVVSMTSWAGQASLRTEPLHNPVDLVIIQHSVYGACTTDEDCEKAVRGTREYHINTKGFTDIGTSFLVGGNGKVYEGAGWSLVGAHTRQYNNRSIGISFLGDFRKTLPTSEALQATKDLISCGVSHNFLAQNYRLIGHKQVVKTESPGTELQKDIEIWSHWAEDV, encoded by the exons ATGGTCCTTTCTACAATTCTAGACCCCCttgtaca gtTTCGTGTCACCACTTGTAAATCAGCCTTTACCATTATCTACTTTTCTCTAGTGTGCGGTGTTGTGTCAATGACCTCGTGGGCGGGCCAGGCTAGCCTGCGCACGGAACCACTGCACAACCCCGTAGACCTGGTGATCATTCAACACAGCGTTTACGGCGCATGCACCACCGACGAGGACTGTGAGAAAGCTGTGAGGGGAACCCGCGAATACCATATCAACACGAAGGGGTTTACTGACATAGGAACATC GTTCCTTGTCGGCGGCAACGGCAAGGTGTACGAGGGCGCAGGCTGGTCGCTGGTCGGCGCGCACACCAGACAATATAACAACCGTTCTATTGGAATATCCTTCCTTGGCGATTTCAGGA AGACCTTGCCGACTTCAGAAGCTCTCCAAGCAACAAAGGACCTTATCTCCTGTGGCGTATCGCACAATTTTCTGGCTCAAAATTACCGTCTTATAGGTCATAAGCAAGTCGTAAAAACTGAGAGCCCGGGCACGGAGCTACAGAAAGATATAGAGATTTGGTCCCACTGGGCAGAAGATGTATAg